A window of Aquibium oceanicum genomic DNA:
GAACCTCGCCGCGATACCAGGCGCTGGCGACGGCATCGGTAAGCGGCGCGGTGCCCTCGCCGATGGCCGCGACGGCGTCGGCGATGCCGTCTTCCGTGAGCGTCTTGCCGACGAGCGCCTTCTCCGCCGCGGTCGCGCGCATTGGCCGGTCGCCCATGCAGCCGAGCGCGATGCGGGCGGCGCCCACCGTGCCGTCCGCGGCCTCTTCGATGACCGCGGCGATCGAGAGCACCGAGATGCCCTTCGGCTTGACGCGCGAGACCTTTGCGAAGCGGAACGCATCGGCAGCGGGGAGCTGGAAGCGGACCGATGTCACGATGCCGTCGAACGCGTCGCGGCCGGCTAGGAACTCCTCGATCAGCAGTTCGCGGCCGCCGGTATGAACCGTCGCGTCGAGCGCGAGCAGGGCCACGGAAAAATCGCCGTAGGGCGCCGGGGCGAAGAGATTGCCGCCCACGGTCGCCATGTTCCGCACCGCCGGCCCGCCGACCGCGCGGGCGGCGCTGGCGATCGTCGACAGTTCCGGGTGGCGGGCGATCTCGGCCATGGTGACGGAAGCGCCGAGCGTCGCCGTGCCGTCGGCGACAGAGATCTCGCGCAGGCTCCGGTCGGTCGCACGCACGAAGGTCTCGAACGACAGATCGCCCTCGTTGGCGGCGCGGACGACGAGGGTTCCGCCGCCCATGTAGCGCGCCGCACCGGCCGATAGCGCGGACTGCGCTTCGCCAACGGTCGGGAAACTCTGGAGCGAGAGCGGCATGGGACGCCTCCTCAGGCCTTGGCGAAATGGCTTTTCAGCGCGTCGAAGCCGCCTTGGAAGACGTTCTGACCCATGCCATTGGCGATGGTTTCCCCTTCGCCCTCCGGCGCGTCGAAGCTGGAGGTCCAGACGGCGAAGGTCCTGTCGCCGTCGGTCACGCGTTCGAGCTTCAGGGTCGCGGTGTGGTTGGAGATCGGCGCCGGGTGCTCGATGATCGAATAGGTGACGAGATGGTCGTCGTCCGAGAAGGCGAGGAGCTTCTCCCGGATCGTCGCGCCACTGCCGACCTTGAAGTTGCGCACGCAGCCGATGTCGGTTGAGGCCTTGCCGCCCTCGATGTGGCTCTCGACCATGCGCGGATGCCAGTCCGGCAGGCCGTTGAAGTCGCGGACGCGGTCCCAGACCTTCTCGATGGGCGCGTCGATGACGCTGGAGATCGTGATGGACGGCATGGCGGCTCCTCGCGCGATTCAGGGAGCCTCACTCTATTCGGATCGGGCGGGGCCGCTTATCAATGCGTCTCGGCTGCTTATCGAGGAGTATGAAAAACCGTCACGCCGCCACCCGCGCCGCCTCCCGGTAGAGTGTCGGCGGCACACCTGCGTGGTCGCGGAAGAAGCGGGTGAAGTTGCCCTGCGTCGTGAAGCCGAGATGGCAGGCGAGGTCGGTCAGCGATTCCTCCGACCCCTGCAACTGCCGCAGGGCCTCCTCCATGCGCAACGTGTTCCAGTAGACATTCGGCGTCAGCCTGGTCTCGCGCTTGAACAGCGAGAAGAAGTGCGGGCGCGACAGCCCGACGGCGCGCGCCAGTTCGTCGAGGCTCATGCGGGCGGCGAGATTGGCGCGCATCAGCGCGATCGCCTTGCGCACGCGGAAATCCAGATGCCGGTGGCGCGCGGCCTGATGCAATCCGGAGGATCGCCCGGCCCGCGAAGCCGCGACCAGTCTGTCGATCAGCCGCTCCATCTCGCAGGCCGTCAGATCGAACCGCTCCTCGCCGCCGGCAAGCTGCTGGAAGAAACCGAGCGCCATTGCGCGCAGTTCGGGCGCGAGCGGAACCGCCGGATGGCGGAAAATCGGAGCACCGACGGGAAGACCGAAACGGTCGGCCGCCCAGTCCGGCTCGATGTAGAGCGCCAGGAAAAGACCCGGTTCGCCGCCGGGAAAGCTGTGGCTGTGCGGCTCGAAGGAATTGATCCCGACCGCGAAATCGGGTCCCAGCGAAACGCTGCGCGTGCCGACCTGAATGCGGCCCGGTTCGCCGTCGAGCCACATGATGATGTGGCTTTCGGGATGGGCATGTGTCACCAGATCGCTGGCCGCGTTCAGGAACGAGAAATGCCCGAACCTGCCCCGGTAGAGCCTGATCGCGGTCATGTTTTCCTCCCACGAGCCCTTTGCCGGGCTCTTGAGCGAAGTTTGGTCCGACCAGTTCTCCGCGTCAAGGCAGCGCGTTTCGGGTGCGCGCGGGATCGGATGGGAAACCCGGGATGATTGACGTACCTCACGCGAGGCCCGATATTCGCCCTCCTGGGAGTGGTTCTTGATGCGTCCGACAGTCAACGACATCGCGAAAGCCGCGGGCGTCAGCCTCGCCACGGTCGACCGCGTCCTGAACGCCCGTTCGGGCGTGACGGAAAAGACCGTCCAGCGCGTCAACGCCGCCATCGACCAGCTCGGCTACGTGCGCGACGTGACGGCGGCGAACCTCGCGCGGCAGAGACGCTACCGGCTCGCCTTCGTGCTGCCCGAGGCGCCGGAGCTGTTTGTCGCCACCCTGCGCGAGGCGCTGTCGGAGGCGGGCAGGAGTTCCGCAGCCGACCGCACGGAGATCCGCACCCTGTCGTTTCCCGCCGGCAATCCGCATGCGCTGGTGCGCACGCTGCGCACCCTGAACGCCGGTAACACCGACGGCGTCGCGATCTTCGCGCCTGAAACGCCGCACGTCCGCGATGCCATCGCGCGCCTGAAGAGCGACGGGGTGCCGATCGTGGCGCTCGTTTCGGACCTCCCGAGCACCGGTAGAGACCATTTCGTCGGCATCGACAACATCGCCGGAGGGCGCACGGCCGGGTTCCTTATGGGCAAATTCCATGGAAAAAGCGGCGGATCCGTGATGGTTCTGGTCAGTTCCATGCAGGCTCGCGACAATGTCGAGCGACGTCTCGGCTTCGACCAGGTGATGGCCGAGAGCTTCCCCGAGATCGAGGTCCTGCCGTCGCTCGAAAGCCACGACGACGAGGAGATCACCGCCCGGGTCGTCTCGGAAGTTCTCGACGCGCGGCCGGATCTGACCGGAATCTACTCCGTCGGCCATGGCAGCCGGGCGCTCGTGGAGGTCCTGCGGACCCACCACCGCGCCCGCCAGCTGACCATCGTCGCGCACGAACTGACGAGCGTCACGCGCGAGGCGCTTAGAAGCGGTGTCATCGATGCAGTGGTCAGCCAGGACGTCGGCCATGTCGTGAGAAGCGCGCTGCGCGTCCTGCGGGCCAAGAGCGACGGGGTCGGGATCGTTCCGGCGCAGGAACGCATCCGCATCGAGATCGTCGTTCGCGAAAACCTATCCTGATTCCCCGTATCCACTGTCTCTCCAGGCATGGAAACATTCCCCTGCGGAAACGCGATTGACATGAGGTACGTACCTCATCTAGTCTCCTCTGCGTAGGCGTTGCGTTTGCACCCACTCGGGAGGATCCATCATGAAACATGCCCATCTGGCGGCAGTCGCCGCCATCTCGATCACGGCCGCGCTGTCGGCGAATTCGGCGCAAGCCGAAGACCTCACCCTCTGCTGGGCCGCCTGGGACCCGGCGAATGCCCTTGTCGAGCTTTCGAAGGATTTCGAGGCGCAGTCCGGCCACAAGATGAGCTTCGAATTCGTGCCATGGCCGAACTTTGCCGACCGTATGCTGAACGAGCTGAACTCCGGCGGCCAGCTCTGCGACCTGATGATCGGCGACAGCCAGTGGATCGGCGGCGCCGCCGAGAACGGCTGGTACGTGAAGCTGAACGACTTCTTCGATGCCAACGGCATCAAGATGGACGACTTCATCGACGCGACCGTGACCGGATACGCCGAATGGCCGAAGAACACGCCGAACTACTGGGCGCTGCCGGCCTTCGGCGACGTCGTCGGCTGGACCTACCGCAAGGACTGGTTCGAGCGCCCTGAAATCCAGACAGCCTTCAAGGAGAAGTACGGCCGCGACCTCGCGGTGCCCAAGACCTTTGCCGAACTGAAGGACATCGCAGAATTCTTCCAGAAGCGCGAGATCGACGGCAAGACCGTCTACGGTGCCTCGATCTACACGGAGCGCGGCTCGGAAGGCATCACCATGGGCGCGATGGACGTGCTCTATTCCTTCGGCTTCAAGTACGAGAACCCGGACAAGCCCTATGACATGGAAGGCTATGTCAACGGTCCGGGCGCCGTGGCGGGGCTCGAATACTACAAGGCGCTCTATGATTGCTGCGTCGCGCCGGGCACGTCAAACACCTACATGTCCGAAGGCATCGACGCCTTCAAATCGGGCCAGGTGGCGCTGCAGATGAACTTCGCCTTCACCTGGCCGGGCTTCGAGACCGACATGGACGTCGGCCGCGGCAAGACCGGGTATTTCGCCAACCCGGCCGGTCCGGACGGCGAACAGTTCGCCCAGCTCGGCGGGCAGGGCATCTCGGTCGTGGCCGCTTCCTCGAAGCAGGATGCGGCGTTGGAGTACATCAAGTGGTTCGCCCAGCCCGACGTGCAGGCCAAGTGGTGGTCGATGGGCGGCTTCTCCTGCCTGAAGGCGGTGACTCTCGCGCCCGACTTCCCGCAGAGCCAGCCCTACGCGCAGACCTTCCTCGACTCCATGGCGATCGTGAAGGACTTCTGGGCCGAGCCGTCCTATGCCACACTCCTTCAGGACGCGCAGAAGCGCTTCCACGACTACGTGGTGGCCGGGCAGGGGACGTCGCAGGAGGCGCTCGACGGCCTCGTTGCGGACTGGACCGAGACCTTCGAGGATGAAGGCAAGCTCTGACAGGACGACCAAGTCCTGAGGATACCGTCGGGTCCGCGCGCGGACCCGGCGGCCCCCGCAGAGAGACGAACATGACACACAGCCCCATCGAGCGCGTCGCCTTCGCCACACCGCCTGCCATCGCATCGCGCGCGCGGGGACTGTCGGACAGGGCGCTGGCCTGGATCTTCGTGACCCCGACCATTGCGCTGCTTCTTGCGATCAACATCTTCCCGCTGGTCTGGACCATCCGGCTGAGCCTGACCAACTACCGGGCCAACCGGGCCAATGCGGAGCTGGAATGGGTCGGCATCCGCAACTACACCCGCATTCTCACCGACGGCGACATCTGGCTGTCGATGCAGGCGACGGCGCATTTCCTGATCTGGACCATCGTCCTGCAGGTGGCGATCGGCTTCGCGCTCGCCTGGCTGATCAACCGGAAGTTCAAGGGCAACGATCTGTGGACCACGATCATCGTGCTGCCCATGATGCTGTCGCCCGCCGTGGTGGGTAACTTCTGGACCTTCCTCTACCAGCCGCAGATCGGCCTATTCAATTACGTGGTCTCCTTCTTGACCGGCATCGATCCGTCGTCTTTCTCCATGATCGGCGACGTCTCGTTGGCGCCCTGGTCCATCGTCATCGTCGACACCTGGATGTGGACGCCGTTCGTGATGCTGATCTGCCTGGCGGGCCTGCGCTCCATCCCAGACTACATCTACGAGGCCGCGGCCATCGACCGCGCCTCGCCCTGGCGCCAGTTCTGGACCATTACCGTGCCCATGGTGCTGCCCTTCCTGATGCTGGCCGTGCTCTTTCGCGGCATCGAGAACTTCAAGATGTTCGACATGGTGACGCTGCTCACCGGCGGCGGACCCGGCTCGACCACCGAACTCACCTCGATCAACCTGAAGCGCGAGGCCTTCGAGAAGTGGCGGACCGGCTATTCTTCGGCCTACGCCATCATCCTGTTCGTGACCGTCTTCGGCCTCGCCTCGATCTATGTGAAGGCGCTGAACAAGGTGAAGCAGCGATGAGCGGCTATTCCATCACGGAGGCGTCTCCGCGGCAGAAGTGGATCGCGGGCCTGCTCGTGGCTGCCTATACCATCGTGACGCTGGTCCCGCTGTTCTGGATCGTCGCCACGGGTTTCAAGTCGCCGAGCGACGCCATTGCCTATCCGCCGAAGGTCGTCTTCGAGCCGACGCTCGAGGGTTACGTCAACCTGTTCACCACGCGCACACGCATGAACCCCGACCAGCTCGAGGAACTGGGACCGCCGCAGACCTGGTACGACCGCATCGTGCGCCAGTACGACATGGTGATCTCCGGACCGTCCCGGTTCGGCGAAAGGTTCCTGAACTCCGTCATCATTGGCTTCGGCTCGACCTTCCTGTCTATCTTCCTTGGCACCTTGGCGGCCTACGCCTTCTCGCGTTTCAAGGTGCCGCTGAAGGACGACCTCCTGTTCTT
This region includes:
- a CDS encoding FAD binding domain-containing protein, which translates into the protein MPLSLQSFPTVGEAQSALSAGAARYMGGGTLVVRAANEGDLSFETFVRATDRSLREISVADGTATLGASVTMAEIARHPELSTIASAARAVGGPAVRNMATVGGNLFAPAPYGDFSVALLALDATVHTGGRELLIEEFLAGRDAFDGIVTSVRFQLPAADAFRFAKVSRVKPKGISVLSIAAVIEEAADGTVGAARIALGCMGDRPMRATAAEKALVGKTLTEDGIADAVAAIGEGTAPLTDAVASAWYRGEVLPVHFRRLMLA
- a CDS encoding AraC family transcriptional regulator, yielding MTAIRLYRGRFGHFSFLNAASDLVTHAHPESHIIMWLDGEPGRIQVGTRSVSLGPDFAVGINSFEPHSHSFPGGEPGLFLALYIEPDWAADRFGLPVGAPIFRHPAVPLAPELRAMALGFFQQLAGGEERFDLTACEMERLIDRLVAASRAGRSSGLHQAARHRHLDFRVRKAIALMRANLAARMSLDELARAVGLSRPHFFSLFKRETRLTPNVYWNTLRMEEALRQLQGSEESLTDLACHLGFTTQGNFTRFFRDHAGVPPTLYREAARVAA
- a CDS encoding SRPBCC family protein — encoded protein: MPSITISSVIDAPIEKVWDRVRDFNGLPDWHPRMVESHIEGGKASTDIGCVRNFKVGSGATIREKLLAFSDDDHLVTYSIIEHPAPISNHTATLKLERVTDGDRTFAVWTSSFDAPEGEGETIANGMGQNVFQGGFDALKSHFAKA
- a CDS encoding carbohydrate ABC transporter permease translates to MTHSPIERVAFATPPAIASRARGLSDRALAWIFVTPTIALLLAINIFPLVWTIRLSLTNYRANRANAELEWVGIRNYTRILTDGDIWLSMQATAHFLIWTIVLQVAIGFALAWLINRKFKGNDLWTTIIVLPMMLSPAVVGNFWTFLYQPQIGLFNYVVSFLTGIDPSSFSMIGDVSLAPWSIVIVDTWMWTPFVMLICLAGLRSIPDYIYEAAAIDRASPWRQFWTITVPMVLPFLMLAVLFRGIENFKMFDMVTLLTGGGPGSTTELTSINLKREAFEKWRTGYSSAYAIILFVTVFGLASIYVKALNKVKQR
- a CDS encoding LacI family DNA-binding transcriptional regulator; the encoded protein is MRPTVNDIAKAAGVSLATVDRVLNARSGVTEKTVQRVNAAIDQLGYVRDVTAANLARQRRYRLAFVLPEAPELFVATLREALSEAGRSSAADRTEIRTLSFPAGNPHALVRTLRTLNAGNTDGVAIFAPETPHVRDAIARLKSDGVPIVALVSDLPSTGRDHFVGIDNIAGGRTAGFLMGKFHGKSGGSVMVLVSSMQARDNVERRLGFDQVMAESFPEIEVLPSLESHDDEEITARVVSEVLDARPDLTGIYSVGHGSRALVEVLRTHHRARQLTIVAHELTSVTREALRSGVIDAVVSQDVGHVVRSALRVLRAKSDGVGIVPAQERIRIEIVVRENLS
- a CDS encoding ABC transporter substrate-binding protein, which gives rise to MKHAHLAAVAAISITAALSANSAQAEDLTLCWAAWDPANALVELSKDFEAQSGHKMSFEFVPWPNFADRMLNELNSGGQLCDLMIGDSQWIGGAAENGWYVKLNDFFDANGIKMDDFIDATVTGYAEWPKNTPNYWALPAFGDVVGWTYRKDWFERPEIQTAFKEKYGRDLAVPKTFAELKDIAEFFQKREIDGKTVYGASIYTERGSEGITMGAMDVLYSFGFKYENPDKPYDMEGYVNGPGAVAGLEYYKALYDCCVAPGTSNTYMSEGIDAFKSGQVALQMNFAFTWPGFETDMDVGRGKTGYFANPAGPDGEQFAQLGGQGISVVAASSKQDAALEYIKWFAQPDVQAKWWSMGGFSCLKAVTLAPDFPQSQPYAQTFLDSMAIVKDFWAEPSYATLLQDAQKRFHDYVVAGQGTSQEALDGLVADWTETFEDEGKL